The Ferviditalea candida genome includes a window with the following:
- a CDS encoding TnsD family transposase: MIPNLPTPYEDELLYSILARCRIRNGTLSHKAFLQDAFGHSGISASVFLPSGIDNLVSNLPPSSTITSDQLIFQHTMFPLLTAFLSPKQREKVYEGMKGLDGKGIHTTAGIMASSIKINSRLRFCRQCNLIDKSVYGEYYWHRMHQIPGLDICMRHEEWLQDSKVPTNQLNKHVYIPPNEENCKVDSVITKTPLALLEKYRFLSKNIESLLNYTFPNRPFEWFGKFYVSRLQNRGYASQKGRVDQLRLEQDFVLFYGNEFLSLLQSDLAGNHHWLSDITRFHRKSFSFLRHLLLMNFLDVTLEEIFYRRESFKPFGDPPWLCLNPAAEHYLQKAITDITLTTCEKTKKIIGTFACSCGFIYTRKLGDDPLNKSRVKEFGKLWESECKRLAAEGFGLREIGRRLQADPMTVKKCLENGMEGSGKGRENKQSEQRATDCMNWLQLQEEHPELSKTELRKLNPGLYARLYRNDRSWLEQNSPASKIVTLNQRVDWSQRDKDILQRVQTAVDKIMNAAGKPRRLTMSKIGALSGAKALLEKHLDRLPETKAYLNLVTETEEQFRIRKINWAIKELGRDGVELSVWRVLRKASIRTEHCPPDIEELIRIQDFNSITLSC, encoded by the coding sequence ATGATTCCTAATCTCCCCACGCCCTATGAAGATGAATTACTCTATTCCATTTTGGCACGTTGCCGTATTCGAAACGGCACGTTAAGCCATAAAGCATTCCTTCAGGATGCATTTGGTCATAGCGGGATTTCCGCAAGTGTGTTCCTGCCATCAGGCATCGATAATCTGGTGTCTAATTTGCCGCCAAGCTCAACGATCACATCCGATCAACTGATTTTTCAACACACCATGTTTCCCCTCCTAACAGCCTTCTTGTCACCCAAACAAAGGGAAAAGGTTTATGAAGGAATGAAGGGTTTGGATGGAAAGGGGATTCATACGACTGCTGGAATTATGGCAAGCTCCATTAAGATAAACAGTCGTTTAAGGTTTTGTCGCCAATGCAATCTTATCGACAAGTCGGTGTACGGGGAGTATTACTGGCATCGTATGCATCAGATTCCTGGGCTGGATATCTGCATGAGGCATGAAGAATGGCTCCAGGACAGCAAAGTACCAACCAATCAATTGAACAAGCATGTCTATATCCCGCCCAATGAAGAAAATTGCAAAGTCGATAGCGTTATAACCAAAACACCATTGGCACTGTTGGAGAAATATCGTTTTCTTAGCAAGAACATTGAAAGCCTACTTAACTATACATTTCCCAACCGACCGTTTGAATGGTTTGGGAAGTTTTATGTGAGTAGGCTTCAAAACCGGGGCTATGCCAGTCAAAAAGGCAGGGTGGATCAGCTAAGGCTTGAGCAGGATTTTGTATTGTTTTACGGCAATGAATTTCTTAGTCTTTTACAGTCAGACTTGGCGGGTAATCATCATTGGTTATCGGATATAACCAGATTTCATAGGAAAAGTTTTTCCTTTTTGCGGCATCTGTTGTTAATGAATTTCCTTGATGTCACATTGGAGGAGATCTTCTATCGGAGAGAATCATTCAAACCATTTGGTGATCCCCCTTGGTTATGTCTCAACCCAGCGGCGGAGCATTATCTACAGAAGGCGATCACTGACATAACCTTGACGACCTGTGAAAAAACCAAAAAGATAATCGGTACATTTGCTTGTTCTTGCGGTTTCATTTATACGCGAAAGCTTGGCGACGACCCACTTAATAAATCCAGAGTCAAGGAATTTGGAAAGCTGTGGGAGAGTGAGTGCAAACGATTAGCCGCCGAAGGCTTTGGTTTGCGGGAAATCGGCAGAAGGCTACAGGCTGACCCGATGACGGTGAAGAAATGCCTGGAGAATGGGATGGAGGGGAGTGGAAAGGGACGGGAAAACAAACAGAGTGAGCAAAGAGCGACTGACTGCATGAACTGGCTTCAGCTTCAAGAAGAGCATCCAGAGTTGTCCAAAACGGAATTGCGGAAGTTGAATCCTGGCTTATATGCACGACTGTATAGAAATGACCGAAGCTGGTTAGAGCAAAATTCTCCTGCTTCAAAGATAGTGACCCTAAATCAACGAGTGGATTGGAGCCAAAGAGACAAGGACATTTTGCAGAGGGTTCAAACTGCTGTTGATAAAATCATGAATGCCGCAGGGAAGCCGCGACGATTGACTATGAGCAAAATTGGAGCTTTAAGCGGAGCAAAGGCTCTACTGGAGAAACATTTGGATCGATTACCCGAAACCAAGGCGTATCTTAACCTTGTGACAGAAACGGAAGAGCAGTTTCGTATTCGAAAAATAAATTGGGCAATAAAGGAACTGGGAAGAGATGGTGTAGAACTTTCGGTTTGGAGGGTACTGCGGAAAGCATCTATTCGAACCGAGCATTGCCCGCCTGACATCGAAGAGTTGATAAGGATACAAGACTTTAACTCAATCACTTTATCGTGCTAA
- a CDS encoding DUF4250 family protein, protein MYGHQIYQYPIKKRVEFLNSELRKGQHNSLEELAADIFIDIEDLKEELRKDGYFFVPDLNQFVRIEMGQAG, encoded by the coding sequence ATGTATGGACATCAGATATATCAGTATCCGATCAAAAAACGAGTTGAGTTTTTGAACTCAGAATTACGGAAAGGTCAACATAATTCACTGGAGGAGTTAGCGGCGGATATTTTTATTGATATTGAAGATCTGAAAGAAGAGCTGAGGAAAGACGGATATTTCTTTGTACCAGACTTGAATCAGTTTGTAAGGATTGAAATGGGGCAGGCGGGGTAA
- a CDS encoding toxin-antitoxin system TumE family protein, which yields MALSPERNRRFMIGNPKTNLIELQRIFGEAIQTIRETDSTGLTSSFLVQRATIVFLDGSLLYITEYLSKQQLIERFNYDWISPDKTTVLAKFHSEPHTDKDYQTDTEPYHTHPPEHAKLNNAKRYPNYFYNDLFSIVEGIHFFHLLPKKGK from the coding sequence GTGGCATTATCTCCTGAAAGAAATCGGAGATTTATGATTGGCAATCCAAAAACAAACCTCATTGAGCTTCAAAGGATATTTGGGGAAGCCATACAAACCATTAGGGAAACCGACAGCACGGGTCTAACCAGCTCATTTCTCGTCCAACGAGCGACCATCGTGTTTTTAGACGGTTCCCTGTTGTACATAACAGAATATTTGTCGAAACAACAGTTAATTGAACGATTCAATTATGATTGGATATCACCAGATAAAACAACGGTGCTCGCCAAGTTCCATTCAGAGCCTCATACTGATAAGGATTACCAAACGGATACTGAGCCTTATCACACTCATCCGCCTGAACATGCCAAACTTAATAACGCCAAGAGATATCCTAACTATTTCTACAATGATTTATTTTCAATTGTAGAGGGGATTCATTTCTTCCATTTATTGCCGAAGAAAGGGAAATGA